One Spinacia oleracea cultivar Varoflay chromosome 4, BTI_SOV_V1, whole genome shotgun sequence DNA segment encodes these proteins:
- the LOC110795332 gene encoding protein SET DOMAIN GROUP 40 yields MSLPSPLNQRTIVEQHRAMEEQQQASFTSFLKWAAQLGISDSPHPPVSSSSSSCLGHTLTVANFPEAGGRGLAAVRELRKGELILTAPKSALMTSQSVIDKDHVLARAIKSYHSLSPTQVLAVCLLVEVNKGRRSSWYPYLTKLPRSYDILASFGPFETKALQVDDAIWLTEKVISKAVSDWREVAALLEQLKLKPQLVNLKAWLWASATISSRTLHVPWDSAGCLCPVGDLFNYAAPGEESAATEVSVSDYSLLQVRASRDGNGTEDPLLGDEHIDACSGRLIDGGYEEDKAAYCLYAKKNYKIFEQVLLSYGTYTNLDLLEHYGFLLNGNPNEKVFIPLEHDIYACHSWPADSLYIQHDGKPSFALLSALRLWATPQNQRKSVGYIALSGSQLSPENDTIVMKWLLSNCRAILKSLPSTVEDDLSLLEAIGKAQLLQSIEMPNNLPCAAAIEFCKFLESMDLCCGGIEVVLLSALPSKVKKSIDRWELAVQWRLKYKKTLVSCISFCSRTIEILSPENGLSR; encoded by the exons ATGTCGTTGCCTTCTCCACTGAATCAACGCACCATTGTAGAGCAGCACAGGGCCATGGAAGAGCAGCAGCAAGCAAGTTTCACAAGCTTCTTGAAATGGGCAGCACAGCTCGGAATTTCAGACTCGCCCCATCCTCCAGTTTCTTCGTCTTCGTCTTCATGTCTGGGTCACACTCTCACCGTCGCTAATTTTCCTGAAGCTGGCGG GAGGGGTTTGGCGGCTGTTCGTGAACTTAGGAAAGGGGAACTGATTTTGACAGCACCCAAATCGGCATTGATGACAAGCCAGAGTGTGATTGACAAAGATCATGTACTTGCTCGTGCGATCAAATCTTATCATTCTCTCTCCCCAACTCAG GTTCTTGCTGTGTGTCTATTAGTCGAAGTTAACAAAGGAAGGAGGTCTTCTTGGTATCCGTATCTAACGAAGCTTCCCAGAAGCTATGACATTCTAGCAAGTTTTGGTCCATTCGAGACAAAAGCATTGCAA GTTGATGATGCTATTTGGTTAACAGAGAAGGTTATTTCAAAGGCTGTGTCAGATTGGAGGGAAGTTGCTGCACTGTTAGAACAATTAAAGTTGAAGCCACAGCTTGTGAATTTGAAGGCTTGGCTCTGGGCTTCTGCAACG ATATCATCTCGCACATTACACGTACCGTGGGATAGTGCTGGGTGCTTGTGTCCTGTGGGTGACCTTTTCAATTATGCTGCACCTGGAGAGGAGTCAGCTGCCACTGAAGTTTCCGTGAGCGATTATTCTTTGTTGCAAGTGAGAGCTTCCCGGGATGGAAATGGCACAGAGGACCCGCTTTTAGGGGATGAACATATAGATGCCTGTTCAGGCAGGTTAATTGATGGTGGCTATGAGGAAGATAAAGCTGCATATTGCTTATATGCCAAGAAAAACTACAAAATTTTTGAGCAG GTTTTATTAAGCTATGGGACATACACAAACTTGGACCTTCTTGAACATTATGGGTTTCTTCTGAATGGAAATCCAAATGAAAAGGTTTTTATACCATTGGAACATGATATATATGCTTGTCATTCCTGGCCTGCAGATTCTCTCTACATTCAGCACGATGGGAAACCTTCATTTGCCCTACTATCTGCATTGAGATTGTGGGCAACTCCTCAAAACCAGAGGAAATCTGTTGGTTACATTGCACTTTCTGGGTCACAGCTATCTCCAGAAAATGATACAATAGTGATGAAATGGCTGTTATCAAACTGCCGTGCGATCCTGAAAAGTCTTCCCTCAACAGTAGAAGATGACCTATCATTACTTGAGGCAATTGGTAAAGCTCAACTACTTCAGTCCATCGAGATGCCAAATAATTTGCCTTGTGCAGCTGCCATCGAATTCTGCAAATTTTTAGAGTCAATGGACTTGTGCTGTGGAGGAATTGAAGTCGTGTTGCTGTCGGCTTTGCCCTCAAAGGTCAAAAAGTCTATAGATAGATGGGAATTGGCAGTTCAGTGGAGGCTTAAGTATAAGAAAACCCTTGTTTCTTGTATTTCCTTTTGCTCTCGAACTATTGAGATCCTCTCCCCTGAAAATGGCTTAAGTAGATAA
- the LOC110795334 gene encoding sucrose synthase 5 isoform X2: MAASPALMKSDSIADNMPEALRERRYQMKRCFARYLQQGKRLMKLHHLMDELEKSIDDHAERTQLLEGTLGYILCSTQEAAVVPPHVAFAVRPNPGYWEYVKVNAHHLTVEGITATEYLKFKETIYDDKWATDENALEVDFGALEHSTPHLTLSSSIGKGMNFVSKFLSSKLWAEKEAAKPLVEHMLSMKHRDDKLMINETLNTPAKLQAALVVADVFLSSFSTDTPFQNFELRLKEWGFEKGWGDTAARVRETMHSLSEVLQAPDPVNVENFFGRLPTIFNIVIFSVHGYFGQANVLGLPDTGGQVVYILDQVRALEEELLIRFKNQGLNVKPQILVVTRLIPDAQGTKCNQELEAIEGTKYSNILRVPFRTENGVLRQWVSRFDIYPYLEKYTQDATTKILELMEGKPDLIIGNYTDGNLVASLMANKLQVTLATIAHALEKTKYENSDVNWKQKDSKYHFSCQFTADIIAMNSADFIITSTFQEIAGSKERPGQYESHAAYTLPGLYRVASGINVFDPKFNIAAPGADQTVYFPSTEAQRRFTHFHPAIQELLFNDKDNDEHIGFLEDKKKPIIFSMARLDTVKNITGLVEWYGKNERLRSLVNLVVVAGFFDPSKSKDREETAEIRRMPTLIEKYRLKGHFRWIAAQTDKYRNGELYRFIADTRGAFVQPALYEAFGLTVIEAMNCGLPTFATNQGGPAEIIVDGVSGFHIDPHNGDEASNKIADFFQKCKNDDEYWNTVSAASLQRIYECYTWKIYANKLLNMGNMYTFWKMLNCKEKLAKQRYVQMFYNLEYRNLVKTVPIPSYELPKPVPKPIVRPQPPKSTRRQQTRIQRWFGA; encoded by the exons ATGGCTGCTTCACCGGCATTGATGAAATCCGATTCAATAGCAGATAACATGCCAGAAGCGTTGAGGGAGAGAAGATACCAAATGAAGAGGTGTTTCGCTAGGTATTTACAGCAAGGGAAACGGTTGATGAAGCTTCATCATCTTATGGACGAGCTTGAGAAATCCATTGATGACCATGCTGAAAGAACTCAACTCTTAGAAGGAACACTTGGTTACATTTTGTGCTCTACCCAG GAAGCGGCTGTTGTTCCTCCTCATGTTGCCTTCGCAGTAAGACCTAACCCTGGCTATTGGGAATACGTTAAAGTCAATGCTCACCATCTCACAGTTGAAGGCATCACTGCAACTGAGTATCTGAAATTCAAAGAGACCATATATGATGACAAATG GGCCACAGATGAAAATGCACTAGAGGTGGACTTTGGGGCACTGGAGCACTCTACTCCACACCTTACTCTGTCTTCTTCCATTGGAAAAGGAATGAATTTTGTATCAAAGTTCTTGAGTTCAAAGCTATGGGCAGAGAAAGAGGCTGCAAAGCCTCTTGTGGAACACATGCTGTCAATGAAACACCGCGATGAT AAATTAATGATCAACGAGACACTGAACACACCAGCAAAGCTACAGGCCGCACTAGTTGTTGCTGATGTGTTTCTTTCATCATTTTCTACCGATACACCATTCCAAAACTTCGAATTGAG ATTAAAGGAGTGGGGTTTTGAGAAAGGATGGGGTGATACAGCAGCAAGAGTCAGAGAGACTATGCATTCTCTGTCTGAGGTGCTCCAGGCACCAGACCCAGTAAACGTGGAGAACTTCTTTGGCAGGCTTCCcacaatttttaatattgtgaTATTCTCAGTTCACGGTTACTTTGGCCAAGCAAACGTTCTTGGCTTGCCAGATACTGGAGGCCAG GTGGTTTATATTTTGGATCAAGTCAGAGCACTGGAAGAGGAATTGCTCATCAGATTCAAGAACCAAGGGCTTAATGTAAAGCCCCAAATTCTAGTG GTCACCAGGCTAATACCAGATGCTCAAGGAACCAAGTGCAATCAAGAGCTCGAAGCAATTGAGGGCACAAAGTACTCTAACATTCTTCGCGTTCCATTCAGAACGGAGAATGGGGTCCTCCGCCAATGGGTCTCCCGTTTTGACATATACCCATACCTTGAGAAGTATACACAG GATGCCACAACCAAAATCCTTGAGCTGATGGAAGGAAAGCCTGACCTTATTATTGGAAACTACACTGATGGAAACCTGGTAGCCTCACTCATGGCAAACAAGCTTCAAGTAACACTG GCTACAATAGCACATGCCTTAGAAAAGACGAAGTATGAAAACTCAGATGTCAACTGGAAACAAAAGGATTCCAAGTACCACTTTTCATGTCAGTTTACAGCCGATATAATAGCAATGAACTCAGCAGATTTCATCATCACAAGCACATTTCAAGAAATTGCAGGAAG CAAAGAAAGACCTGGCCAGTATGAAAGTCATGCAGCATACACACTCCCAGGACTATATAGGGTGGCTTCAGGCATCAATGTTTTTGATCCCAAATTCAATATTGCTGCACCTGGAGCAGACCAAACTGTCTACTTTCCATCGACAGAAGCACAACGACGGTTCACACACTTCCATCCAGCTATTCAAGAATTACTGTTCAATGATAAGGATAATGATGAACACAT TGGATTTCTGGAAGACAAGAAGAAACCCATCATTTTCTCCATGGCAAGGCTGGATACAGTGAAAAATATTACTGGCCTGGTTGAGTGGTATGGGAAGAATGAAAGACTCAGAAGTCTAGTCAACCTTGTCGTTGTTGCAGGTTTCTTTGACCCCTCAAAATCCAAGGATAGAGAAGAAACGGCTGAAATACGGAGGATGCCCACATTGATAGAGAAATACAGATTGAAGGGTCACTTTAGATGGATTGCTGCCCAGACTGATAAGTACAGAAACGGGGAGCTGTATCGTTTCATAGCTGACACACGAGGTGCTTTTGTACAACCTGCTCTATACGAAGCCTTTGGTCTTACAGTCATTGAAGCAATGAATTGTGGATTGCCCACTTTTGCTACAAATCAAGGGGGACCAGCTGAGATTATAGTTGATGGAGTCTCTGGTTTTCATATTGATCCCCACAATGGAGACGAGGCAAGCAACAAAATCGCAGACTTTTTCCAGAAGTGCAAGAATGACGATGAATACTGGAATACAGTCTCCGCAGCAAGTTTACAGCGAATATATGAATG CTACACATGGAAGATCTATGCAAACAAACTGTTGAATATGGGCAACATGTACACTTTCTGGAAAATGCTGAACTGTAAAGAGAAGCTAGCAAAGCAGAGATACGTCCAAATGTTCTACAATCTAGAATATAGGAATCTG GTGAAAACTGTGCCTATCCCGAGCTATGAACTTCCGAAGCCAGTACCAAAGCCAATAGTAAGGCCGCAGCCCCCCAAAAG CACCAGACGCCAGCAGACTCGGATACAGAG GTGGTTCGGGGCTTAA
- the LOC110795334 gene encoding sucrose synthase 7 isoform X3, with product MAASPALMKSDSIADNMPEALRERRYQMKRCFARYLQQGKRLMKLHHLMDELEKSIDDHAERTQLLEGTLGYILCSTQEAAVVPPHVAFAVRPNPGYWEYVKVNAHHLTVEGITATEYLKFKETIYDDKWATDENALEVDFGALEHSTPHLTLSSSIGKGMNFVSKFLSSKLWAEKEAAKPLVEHMLSMKHRDDKLMINETLNTPAKLQAALVVADVFLSSFSTDTPFQNFELRLKEWGFEKGWGDTAARVRETMHSLSEVLQAPDPVNVENFFGRLPTIFNIVIFSVHGYFGQANVLGLPDTGGQVVYILDQVRALEEELLIRFKNQGLNVKPQILVVTRLIPDAQGTKCNQELEAIEGTKYSNILRVPFRTENGVLRQWVSRFDIYPYLEKYTQDATTKILELMEGKPDLIIGNYTDGNLVASLMANKLQVTLATIAHALEKTKYENSDVNWKQKDSKYHFSCQFTADIIAMNSADFIITSTFQEIAGSKERPGQYESHAAYTLPGLYRVASGINVFDPKFNIAAPGADQTVYFPSTEAQRRFTHFHPAIQELLFNDKDNDEHIGFLEDKKKPIIFSMARLDTVKNITGLVEWYGKNERLRSLVNLVVVAGFFDPSKSKDREETAEIRRMPTLIEKYRLKGHFRWIAAQTDKYRNGELYRFIADTRGAFVQPALYEAFGLTVIEAMNCGLPTFATNQGGPAEIIVDGVSGFHIDPHNGDEASNKIADFFQKCKNDDEYWNTVSAASLQRIYECYTWKIYANKLLNMGNMYTFWKMLNCKEKLAKQRYVQMFYNLEYRNLVKTVPIPSYELPKPVPKPIVRPQPPKRRQQTRIQRWFGA from the exons ATGGCTGCTTCACCGGCATTGATGAAATCCGATTCAATAGCAGATAACATGCCAGAAGCGTTGAGGGAGAGAAGATACCAAATGAAGAGGTGTTTCGCTAGGTATTTACAGCAAGGGAAACGGTTGATGAAGCTTCATCATCTTATGGACGAGCTTGAGAAATCCATTGATGACCATGCTGAAAGAACTCAACTCTTAGAAGGAACACTTGGTTACATTTTGTGCTCTACCCAG GAAGCGGCTGTTGTTCCTCCTCATGTTGCCTTCGCAGTAAGACCTAACCCTGGCTATTGGGAATACGTTAAAGTCAATGCTCACCATCTCACAGTTGAAGGCATCACTGCAACTGAGTATCTGAAATTCAAAGAGACCATATATGATGACAAATG GGCCACAGATGAAAATGCACTAGAGGTGGACTTTGGGGCACTGGAGCACTCTACTCCACACCTTACTCTGTCTTCTTCCATTGGAAAAGGAATGAATTTTGTATCAAAGTTCTTGAGTTCAAAGCTATGGGCAGAGAAAGAGGCTGCAAAGCCTCTTGTGGAACACATGCTGTCAATGAAACACCGCGATGAT AAATTAATGATCAACGAGACACTGAACACACCAGCAAAGCTACAGGCCGCACTAGTTGTTGCTGATGTGTTTCTTTCATCATTTTCTACCGATACACCATTCCAAAACTTCGAATTGAG ATTAAAGGAGTGGGGTTTTGAGAAAGGATGGGGTGATACAGCAGCAAGAGTCAGAGAGACTATGCATTCTCTGTCTGAGGTGCTCCAGGCACCAGACCCAGTAAACGTGGAGAACTTCTTTGGCAGGCTTCCcacaatttttaatattgtgaTATTCTCAGTTCACGGTTACTTTGGCCAAGCAAACGTTCTTGGCTTGCCAGATACTGGAGGCCAG GTGGTTTATATTTTGGATCAAGTCAGAGCACTGGAAGAGGAATTGCTCATCAGATTCAAGAACCAAGGGCTTAATGTAAAGCCCCAAATTCTAGTG GTCACCAGGCTAATACCAGATGCTCAAGGAACCAAGTGCAATCAAGAGCTCGAAGCAATTGAGGGCACAAAGTACTCTAACATTCTTCGCGTTCCATTCAGAACGGAGAATGGGGTCCTCCGCCAATGGGTCTCCCGTTTTGACATATACCCATACCTTGAGAAGTATACACAG GATGCCACAACCAAAATCCTTGAGCTGATGGAAGGAAAGCCTGACCTTATTATTGGAAACTACACTGATGGAAACCTGGTAGCCTCACTCATGGCAAACAAGCTTCAAGTAACACTG GCTACAATAGCACATGCCTTAGAAAAGACGAAGTATGAAAACTCAGATGTCAACTGGAAACAAAAGGATTCCAAGTACCACTTTTCATGTCAGTTTACAGCCGATATAATAGCAATGAACTCAGCAGATTTCATCATCACAAGCACATTTCAAGAAATTGCAGGAAG CAAAGAAAGACCTGGCCAGTATGAAAGTCATGCAGCATACACACTCCCAGGACTATATAGGGTGGCTTCAGGCATCAATGTTTTTGATCCCAAATTCAATATTGCTGCACCTGGAGCAGACCAAACTGTCTACTTTCCATCGACAGAAGCACAACGACGGTTCACACACTTCCATCCAGCTATTCAAGAATTACTGTTCAATGATAAGGATAATGATGAACACAT TGGATTTCTGGAAGACAAGAAGAAACCCATCATTTTCTCCATGGCAAGGCTGGATACAGTGAAAAATATTACTGGCCTGGTTGAGTGGTATGGGAAGAATGAAAGACTCAGAAGTCTAGTCAACCTTGTCGTTGTTGCAGGTTTCTTTGACCCCTCAAAATCCAAGGATAGAGAAGAAACGGCTGAAATACGGAGGATGCCCACATTGATAGAGAAATACAGATTGAAGGGTCACTTTAGATGGATTGCTGCCCAGACTGATAAGTACAGAAACGGGGAGCTGTATCGTTTCATAGCTGACACACGAGGTGCTTTTGTACAACCTGCTCTATACGAAGCCTTTGGTCTTACAGTCATTGAAGCAATGAATTGTGGATTGCCCACTTTTGCTACAAATCAAGGGGGACCAGCTGAGATTATAGTTGATGGAGTCTCTGGTTTTCATATTGATCCCCACAATGGAGACGAGGCAAGCAACAAAATCGCAGACTTTTTCCAGAAGTGCAAGAATGACGATGAATACTGGAATACAGTCTCCGCAGCAAGTTTACAGCGAATATATGAATG CTACACATGGAAGATCTATGCAAACAAACTGTTGAATATGGGCAACATGTACACTTTCTGGAAAATGCTGAACTGTAAAGAGAAGCTAGCAAAGCAGAGATACGTCCAAATGTTCTACAATCTAGAATATAGGAATCTG GTGAAAACTGTGCCTATCCCGAGCTATGAACTTCCGAAGCCAGTACCAAAGCCAATAGTAAGGCCGCAGCCCCCCAAAAG ACGCCAGCAGACTCGGATACAGAG GTGGTTCGGGGCTTAA
- the LOC110795334 gene encoding sucrose synthase 5 isoform X1, producing the protein MAASPALMKSDSIADNMPEALRERRYQMKRCFARYLQQGKRLMKLHHLMDELEKSIDDHAERTQLLEGTLGYILCSTQEAAVVPPHVAFAVRPNPGYWEYVKVNAHHLTVEGITATEYLKFKETIYDDKWATDENALEVDFGALEHSTPHLTLSSSIGKGMNFVSKFLSSKLWAEKEAAKPLVEHMLSMKHRDDKLMINETLNTPAKLQAALVVADVFLSSFSTDTPFQNFELRLKEWGFEKGWGDTAARVRETMHSLSEVLQAPDPVNVENFFGRLPTIFNIVIFSVHGYFGQANVLGLPDTGGQVVYILDQVRALEEELLIRFKNQGLNVKPQILVVTRLIPDAQGTKCNQELEAIEGTKYSNILRVPFRTENGVLRQWVSRFDIYPYLEKYTQDATTKILELMEGKPDLIIGNYTDGNLVASLMANKLQVTLATIAHALEKTKYENSDVNWKQKDSKYHFSCQFTADIIAMNSADFIITSTFQEIAGSKERPGQYESHAAYTLPGLYRVASGINVFDPKFNIAAPGADQTVYFPSTEAQRRFTHFHPAIQELLFNDKDNDEHIGFLEDKKKPIIFSMARLDTVKNITGLVEWYGKNERLRSLVNLVVVAGFFDPSKSKDREETAEIRRMPTLIEKYRLKGHFRWIAAQTDKYRNGELYRFIADTRGAFVQPALYEAFGLTVIEAMNCGLPTFATNQGGPAEIIVDGVSGFHIDPHNGDEASNKIADFFQKCKNDDEYWNTVSAASLQRIYECYTWKIYANKLLNMGNMYTFWKMLNCKEKLAKQRYVQMFYNLEYRNLVKTVPIPSYELPKPVPKPIHQTPADSDTEVVRGLTQCMTRFEISPFNTYIAVYKLISKLLLILVLLVLLFVMCWTHFSTNHSQKALPF; encoded by the exons ATGGCTGCTTCACCGGCATTGATGAAATCCGATTCAATAGCAGATAACATGCCAGAAGCGTTGAGGGAGAGAAGATACCAAATGAAGAGGTGTTTCGCTAGGTATTTACAGCAAGGGAAACGGTTGATGAAGCTTCATCATCTTATGGACGAGCTTGAGAAATCCATTGATGACCATGCTGAAAGAACTCAACTCTTAGAAGGAACACTTGGTTACATTTTGTGCTCTACCCAG GAAGCGGCTGTTGTTCCTCCTCATGTTGCCTTCGCAGTAAGACCTAACCCTGGCTATTGGGAATACGTTAAAGTCAATGCTCACCATCTCACAGTTGAAGGCATCACTGCAACTGAGTATCTGAAATTCAAAGAGACCATATATGATGACAAATG GGCCACAGATGAAAATGCACTAGAGGTGGACTTTGGGGCACTGGAGCACTCTACTCCACACCTTACTCTGTCTTCTTCCATTGGAAAAGGAATGAATTTTGTATCAAAGTTCTTGAGTTCAAAGCTATGGGCAGAGAAAGAGGCTGCAAAGCCTCTTGTGGAACACATGCTGTCAATGAAACACCGCGATGAT AAATTAATGATCAACGAGACACTGAACACACCAGCAAAGCTACAGGCCGCACTAGTTGTTGCTGATGTGTTTCTTTCATCATTTTCTACCGATACACCATTCCAAAACTTCGAATTGAG ATTAAAGGAGTGGGGTTTTGAGAAAGGATGGGGTGATACAGCAGCAAGAGTCAGAGAGACTATGCATTCTCTGTCTGAGGTGCTCCAGGCACCAGACCCAGTAAACGTGGAGAACTTCTTTGGCAGGCTTCCcacaatttttaatattgtgaTATTCTCAGTTCACGGTTACTTTGGCCAAGCAAACGTTCTTGGCTTGCCAGATACTGGAGGCCAG GTGGTTTATATTTTGGATCAAGTCAGAGCACTGGAAGAGGAATTGCTCATCAGATTCAAGAACCAAGGGCTTAATGTAAAGCCCCAAATTCTAGTG GTCACCAGGCTAATACCAGATGCTCAAGGAACCAAGTGCAATCAAGAGCTCGAAGCAATTGAGGGCACAAAGTACTCTAACATTCTTCGCGTTCCATTCAGAACGGAGAATGGGGTCCTCCGCCAATGGGTCTCCCGTTTTGACATATACCCATACCTTGAGAAGTATACACAG GATGCCACAACCAAAATCCTTGAGCTGATGGAAGGAAAGCCTGACCTTATTATTGGAAACTACACTGATGGAAACCTGGTAGCCTCACTCATGGCAAACAAGCTTCAAGTAACACTG GCTACAATAGCACATGCCTTAGAAAAGACGAAGTATGAAAACTCAGATGTCAACTGGAAACAAAAGGATTCCAAGTACCACTTTTCATGTCAGTTTACAGCCGATATAATAGCAATGAACTCAGCAGATTTCATCATCACAAGCACATTTCAAGAAATTGCAGGAAG CAAAGAAAGACCTGGCCAGTATGAAAGTCATGCAGCATACACACTCCCAGGACTATATAGGGTGGCTTCAGGCATCAATGTTTTTGATCCCAAATTCAATATTGCTGCACCTGGAGCAGACCAAACTGTCTACTTTCCATCGACAGAAGCACAACGACGGTTCACACACTTCCATCCAGCTATTCAAGAATTACTGTTCAATGATAAGGATAATGATGAACACAT TGGATTTCTGGAAGACAAGAAGAAACCCATCATTTTCTCCATGGCAAGGCTGGATACAGTGAAAAATATTACTGGCCTGGTTGAGTGGTATGGGAAGAATGAAAGACTCAGAAGTCTAGTCAACCTTGTCGTTGTTGCAGGTTTCTTTGACCCCTCAAAATCCAAGGATAGAGAAGAAACGGCTGAAATACGGAGGATGCCCACATTGATAGAGAAATACAGATTGAAGGGTCACTTTAGATGGATTGCTGCCCAGACTGATAAGTACAGAAACGGGGAGCTGTATCGTTTCATAGCTGACACACGAGGTGCTTTTGTACAACCTGCTCTATACGAAGCCTTTGGTCTTACAGTCATTGAAGCAATGAATTGTGGATTGCCCACTTTTGCTACAAATCAAGGGGGACCAGCTGAGATTATAGTTGATGGAGTCTCTGGTTTTCATATTGATCCCCACAATGGAGACGAGGCAAGCAACAAAATCGCAGACTTTTTCCAGAAGTGCAAGAATGACGATGAATACTGGAATACAGTCTCCGCAGCAAGTTTACAGCGAATATATGAATG CTACACATGGAAGATCTATGCAAACAAACTGTTGAATATGGGCAACATGTACACTTTCTGGAAAATGCTGAACTGTAAAGAGAAGCTAGCAAAGCAGAGATACGTCCAAATGTTCTACAATCTAGAATATAGGAATCTG GTGAAAACTGTGCCTATCCCGAGCTATGAACTTCCGAAGCCAGTACCAAAGCCAATA CACCAGACGCCAGCAGACTCGGATACAGAG GTGGTTCGGGGCTTAACTCAGTGCATGACACGGTTTGAAATTTCTCCATTCAACACGTATATAGCTGTATACAAACTTATCTCGAAGCTGCTCTTAATTCTTGTCCTCCTGGTTCTCCTCTTTGTAATGTGTTGGACTCATTTCTCAACTAACCATAGTCAAAAGGCATTGCCTTTTTGA